A segment of the Trifolium pratense cultivar HEN17-A07 linkage group LG7, ARS_RC_1.1, whole genome shotgun sequence genome:
TGAGTCTCTACTAAATACAACATCTTTAATCAACTCTCTTCCGGAGAAAGCATCAATGCTTGGGTTAAAACTCTCATACAATACACCAAGAGCCGCATTCAACTTTCTCTTATTTAGACTAAAGTCATTAGAAGTAAACTTTCCACCATCATAATCGTAATCACTACTCGCATCATTCTTCAACAATGTCCATGTTATATTATCTGCGATCGTAATTGATTTCCCTAACAGCTTCTTTAGACATAAGAACATGTTCCCACAAACTACACTGCAAAACCAAGTCTTCTTATTCGCATTGCTCTCCGTTTCAGTAGGTCCAAATCCTCCGATAGCCTTTACGCACCCAGAGTGAAATTTTTGCTCACATTGAACACAAGCAAGAATATTGTTATCAGTTTGATCTGCACATTCCTCTTTGCATTTGGGTCCATAGCATATTTTGCAGCAACAAGTTGGACAGAACCAATCACCATCTGGAACTCGATCGAGACCTAAACAACTGAGGTGGAATGAAGAAGGACATCGATCGCATAGTACTATGTCGCCTCCAAAACCACAAATACCACAAACATTATCATTATTTGCTTCAGAATTTGCTTCGGCTACACAATGATTCCCTGTTTGATCACGCAAACTCTGAGCTTCCCTTTGACATTCCAACAACGACCTTCCGTCTTCCAACAAGATACTAGCAGTTGGTCTATGTCTTGTACAACCAGCATGAGCCTCAAATCCAGTGACAGTGAAATTAACATGACAACAATCACAAACTATACCCTCAGAAAATAAACTCCCTCTTTTGACAACATTGTTACTACCGCGACAAAACACATCTGTCCCTGGAACCAAAATTTGATTCTTTACCAACCAAGAAACAAGTGAATACCTTTCCCTTACACCTTCCCTCTTTAATACCATCCCTCTTTTACGGCAACCCTCTGAATTCTTAGCCACCATACCCGTCTTTAATACTTTCCCTCGATTATTACAACTCTCAGAATTCTTCTCCATTACACTCAGCTTTAATACCTTTCCTCTTTCACAACTTCCCGCCGAATTAGTAACTTCGGATTCAGATTGACTAGCCTGattctcattttcttttgatGTTGAGACCATAGTCACCGGAGCTTTTTTACCAAAACTAGGATTGGAAGGTTCAAAATCCTCATCTGAAGTTGAACTATCGTCAGAATCCTCATCGGAAGTTGAATCACTGTCAGAATCCTCATCGGAAGTTGAATCACTGTCAGAATCCTCATCGGAAGTTGAATCTCTGTCAGAATCCTCATCGGAAGTTGAATCACTGTCAAAATCTGCTGGTGGTGCCTCGAATGAAAGGTGTTTGAAGGAAAAAGAATCTTCTTCTTCCATGGCTTCTTTGTATTCTGTCGGTTGACTCATCGACTGCAATGGAAATGATAAGACTGATGTTGCTGGTGGCGCTGCTGCTAAATAAGGTTTTTTGCAGGAaaaaacttcatcttcttcaccagTTACTTGGGATTCTCTCGGTCTTTTTTTCGACTGTAATTGAGACGAAgaaattgattttgttgttggtgCAGTTGAAGGTTGTTTGAGGGAACATCCTCCACTTTCAATACAACTCTGACAGGCCAATTTAAGGCTGGCAAAGGTTTTGCCATCGGTATTAGTATAACGCATTTCCCACCTACATGTTTTGTCAAAATACCATAACTTCCAACCCAAGAAAAGAAGATGTTGTTTAGCTTTCAAGGCCACATGGCTTCTGCCTACACTTGCTTTGTGGTACCATTCGATAACAGCTTCTGGACAATGCTCAGGTTCGACGTCGATATCAGGTGCTGAACGATCCATGTCAAAAAACTAATACAATCTGCAAAAAACATAATTTCGTTAGGAACCAACAAAcctaaatagaaatataatttaagcgattataaaaaaagaacagGGTTAAATACACACCAACTTAATTTCAATATAACGAAATATAATACATAATCATAAGCAAGTCTATAATACATAACAGAAAAAACTTACATGAAGGAAGAAGCTACGTGACGAACAAGCCAAAGATATGCCGTAACGAATAGAGAGAGAactactatactatactatactatactatacagtttatatatatatagttaatttGAAACAACAAAACGGGAAAATCTTTTATCCGTATCTTTATAATaaagatcttttttttttaatattggaaaagatttgatttttttataagattgggaaaacagatttttttttttttttttttataattttgagaaAAGATATCTTACGAGATTCTCACGGATTGAAttctataatattatttattttttttaaactctaatattatattaaatttgttttactattatttttatagaaaaatctatcttattaatttgttttttttcgcCCTCTGGTTCCTAAGGGAAGGGGACCCTAATAGTCCAGAGTTCGAGgcgagttctggcatcaagtagtttcagtcccctcccaaatgcagttgcggggatcaaactatggtcctccctaccaagtgcAGTgttaatcaccactaaaccaactaacattAGGTAAATCTATCTTATTATTActaagggtaaatgatcatttatcccccctacaaaataaacaaattttggtttacccccctatgcagattttttttttgtttaccccctgcaaaaaatatatTCCTTCATTTTGCTCCctaggtgtacagcaggacatgtgaccgTGCAATTTTGCTGATATGGCTTGTACGcgtgaaaaaaatcatttatatttattttttaaattccacgtcagataatatttttttaaaaatataaaaaataaatttttttcctacaaaatttttaaaaaaataaaaaataaattcttttttttttcttaaaatttttttcctacaaacaaatttaaaaaaatgaattttcttattttgctcccaaaataaagatttactctgaaataaagttaaatttttttcctacaaaaaaaagaaatttcctacaaacaaatttaaaaaaatgaattttcttattttgctcccaaaataaagatttactctaaaataaagtttattttcaaaataaaaattttaatgatttatttttaaatttttttgaattaaaaaaaacataatctttattttttaaaaacaaaactttatttttttttgttaatctctttgaattaaaaaaatagaaaaagtagTTTTATTCATGTTTTCCTCTTCTACCAAAACCATTTGCCCTAGAACTAGCAAAATAGAAAGAAGTAGGAGACAATAACGAAGTAGAAGACGACGACTAATATGATCACGACTGTGGAAGAAAACGATTCCGGCGAAAAttctgttttctttttaattcaaaaagatttgaaaataaatctttaaaatctttattttaggaaaaaaaaaattatttgtaggaactttcacaaaatcaaataaaagtgcatcaaaacaaataaaacaattacACAGTCATTCCTCATCACTGCTACTAGAATCATCGTCCTCAGCATCTGTAGCAATCTCAGTGTCAGAatcttcatcctcatcatcaACTTTTGGCTCACCCTCAGCAGCAACATTAGCATTAGCTTTGACAGGTACATCTTCAGCCTCTAGAGCTTGAATCATTCTTTTAAACATCGGCTTTTTCTCCTCAAGCTTGTCTTTCTGCTTATCAATCTCCTTACATTGAATTTTCAGAGCAGCAATGATCTCCTTTCTAGTCATAAGAGCAACTGCAGCAGTAGATTGGTTGGATGTTCCAACAATGTCTGCAACATTATGATCTCCAAACAATTTGTGATGAAAAGTGAAGGCAGTTTGCCTCTTCTTAGAAGTATCAGTAACAATCTTGATATCAGGGTGTTGTTCCAAAATGATCCCACACAataaagatggaaatgctatggGCATCTTTACAGCAGTAGATCTTATATGCTTAACAGTTTGTTCAATGATATAGGTACCATAATCATAATCAACTTTGGTAACCTTAAAACACACACAACAAACTCAGTTCTTAAtttgtgttatagaatccacaagaaAGAATCACAATTAACAAATACAGACACTTAGACTCAATATATAAAACTCAAATGTATTTCTTTCAATTCAGTTCAATTCAATTCGATGAGTAGTCTTGGTCTTGGTCTCTGTATATATAGTGAGCTAGCACACTCCAATTTCCTTAAGATAGATAGGAAGCTCCTCCAATCATAAAGATAATCTGATCCATTTTCAATGATCATCAAAGGTAGATCAAAACATTCCAAAAGTGTTTGAATGACTTTAGAAGATAAAACAAGTCATATAGTCGTTTCATTAAGTCTGACTTATTTCAAGGACatctgatcagatcaaatctttaTCAAAACGCGCTCCTATggggatttccatatatagcagatgctcgtattaaatgcgcgagatttcttTAGCAAACAACTTGTTGTAACTattgttgaaacatttggtccaacatcctgcttgtatatttgttttagcaaaatgaggccaattCAAATATCTAACAACTtattcaggccatctcgcaaccgatgtgagacttcttaccACCCCGCTCGCGCCCAGCGCGATGGGCTTGGGGCGCGGATATGAATGGTGGATGACCCGATCAGAATTTTGATAGCAGGCGGCCCAACgaatcgtggagaggctctgataccatcttaaaattgagttagggccaactctcaattctaagatgctATCAGCGTCTCCTCCACGATCCGCTGGGCCACTTCGTCGGGCCGCCTGcaatcaggtttctgatcgggccctccaccatttatatccgcgctAGAAGCCCAACAATGCTGAgcgcgagggggtgtgttaaaaGAAAAGTTTTACAAACCATGAAAATCAGGAACGTTGGGGAGACCGATATAAAAGGACTAATATCCTCATACCCAAGGGCCTCCACAACGTGTAAAGTTATAATTGATTAACCTTTCAAAGTAAGTAGCAGTTCCTATGTTCTTCCTGTCATTTAGTTAGCTTCTACACTGCTAGATTTGGTCATTTGAATTAAATCTTTGATTGTCATGAACTCTGTCTCGTTGCACAAGTTGTAATTTTGGAGAAGAGATAATATTGTTTCACTTATTCATAGTGTCTTACAGTTCTTGAACATAAATATGGTGTTAGGAGAAAAGATAGAAAACAGCCTGTTAATATGATATAACCATAGAAATTACTACAAAGGGAACAGATTGGGATGAAAACTGGAACCTAACCATAGAAATTACTACAAAAGAAATTACTGTTTCATTTAGTCTTATAATACAATTCTTTATTTTCTCTTCGTTCCCTGTCTTTGTCCTGttatttttcacttttatttAGTTGGGGTCTCATCAGTTTTACTACCTTCAAGACCAAAATATAAGCAAGCGCCATCGCCACCAATGCTTGTCTGCTAATAGCCAGACccgaaagaaaaataaaaaacaacacgTTCAACCTTGAAAAATAGGAGAGAAGCTTCAGTGACAAAATAATCAAATTCTATTTCTTTTGCATTAtcttccatttgtttttttatgttcGGCGTAAATTCTTGACATTATTTCAGAGGTATACATatgatcatattttatttatcttgcaGTATATTCCCTCAATTTTCACCTTTGCAGCATGATGAATTCTGTGGTAATACTTTTATTGGTCacaaaaataggccataacATTAGTGTTGCCCCAACTAAGAAGATATGCTTGAGGATTAACTTAAGGTTAAAATCAAATGGTTGTGTGCATGATAGATGctgtcaaaaatcaaaatagaatTTTCCTAGGTTGCGTAACAGCCAAG
Coding sequences within it:
- the LOC123894285 gene encoding increased DNA methylation 1-like yields the protein MRYTNTDGKTFASLKLACQSCIESGGCSLKQPSTAPTTKSISSSQLQSKKRPRESQVTGEEDEVFSCKKPYLAAAPPATSVLSFPLQSMSQPTEYKEAMEEEDSFSFKHLSFEAPPADFDSDSTSDEDSDRDSTSDEDSDSDSTSDEDSDSDSTSDEDSDDSSTSDEDFEPSNPSFGKKAPVTMVSTSKENENQASQSESEVTNSAGSCERGKVLKLSVMEKNSESCNNRGKVLKTGMVAKNSEGCRKRGMVLKREGVRERYSLVSWLVKNQILVPGTDVFCRGSNNVVKRGSLFSEGIVCDCCHVNFTVTGFEAHAGCTRHRPTASILLEDGRSLLECQREAQSLRDQTGNHCVAEANSEANNDNVCGICGFGGDIVLCDRCPSSFHLSCLGLDRVPDGDWFCPTCCCKICYGPKCKEECADQTDNNILACVQCEQKFHSGCVKAIGGFGPTETESNANKKTWFCSVVCGNMFLCLKKLLGKSITIADNITWTLLKNDASSDYDYDGGKFTSNDFSLNKRKLNAALGVLYESFNPSIDAFSGRELIKDVVFSRDSKHNRLNFRGFYNVILEKKGAVASVATIRIYGPKVAEIVFVATKEQYRKQGLCRLLMDELEKQLIRLGVGSFVLHSSEHAINTWTKSFGFNRMSGKEKCQFIDNTFLEFQNSIMCLKRLNRPIWPYIAGC